Proteins encoded within one genomic window of Brenneria nigrifluens DSM 30175 = ATCC 13028:
- a CDS encoding MetQ/NlpA family ABC transporter substrate-binding protein, translating to MTNHAFTLRKKRRWPWWLALAVVAAIALGVGYFAQQNTQTVNFGSTLKVHFEPAMAGEERVIQYVAEHIAPDYGLTLIASGLQDPVQANRAVAEGKYAATIYQHQWWLKQVVDANGFKLTPTLPVFQWAFGIYSDRYRSFDDLPDGAEIVIPNDGANQGQALWLLQRLNVIGLDPAIEPRTAKLKDIRENPRRFSFKELDLLTMPRALNSVDAAIGYVSQFDAGKVPREKGILFPPAPKTFASQLVIGSDYLNNENIIKLQKAFADARVQQWLRETDDPLVKGVLVPVSAE from the coding sequence ATGACCAATCACGCTTTCACATTACGTAAAAAACGGCGCTGGCCGTGGTGGCTGGCGCTGGCGGTTGTCGCGGCCATCGCCCTCGGCGTCGGGTATTTCGCCCAGCAGAATACGCAGACGGTGAACTTCGGCAGCACGCTGAAGGTGCATTTCGAGCCGGCGATGGCCGGGGAGGAGCGGGTGATCCAGTACGTCGCCGAGCATATCGCGCCGGATTACGGCCTGACCCTGATTGCCAGCGGCTTGCAGGACCCGGTGCAGGCCAACCGGGCGGTGGCGGAGGGAAAATACGCCGCCACCATTTACCAGCATCAGTGGTGGTTGAAACAGGTGGTGGACGCCAACGGATTCAAGCTGACCCCCACGCTGCCGGTGTTCCAGTGGGCGTTCGGCATCTATTCCGATCGTTATCGCTCCTTTGACGACCTGCCCGACGGCGCGGAAATCGTCATCCCCAACGACGGCGCCAATCAGGGGCAGGCGCTGTGGCTGTTGCAGCGGCTGAATGTGATCGGTCTCGATCCGGCGATCGAGCCGCGCACCGCCAAATTAAAAGATATCAGGGAGAATCCGCGCCGCTTTAGCTTTAAGGAGCTGGATCTGCTCACCATGCCGCGCGCGTTGAATTCGGTGGACGCCGCCATTGGCTATGTTTCGCAATTCGACGCCGGCAAAGTGCCGCGTGAAAAAGGCATTTTGTTTCCTCCGGCGCCGAAAACCTTCGCCTCGCAGTTGGTGATCGGCAGCGATTATTTAAATAACGAAAACATTATCAAACTGCAAAAAGCCTTTGCCGACGCAAGGGTGCAGCAGTGGTTAAGGGAAACCGACGATCCGCTGGTGAAAGGGGTTTTGGTGCCGGTTTCCGCCGAGTGA
- a CDS encoding MFS transporter yields the protein MSTLNIDDGIDPSLSAPVRSAGDVARLINTRTDSTSYARMIVFLALGGIFLDAYDLTTLSYGIDDVVKEFALTPVVTGLVTSSIMIGTIVGNLIGGWLTDKYGRYSVFMADMLFFVVSAIAAGLAPNVWVLIGARFLMGIGVGIDLPVAMAYLAEFSKFSGKGNKASRLAAWCPMWYAASSMCFLIIFGLYFLLPAEHMDWLWRASLLFGAVPALLIIAVRRKFMNESPLWAANQGDLKSAVRILRESYGIQAHEAEPDRPLEEKPKPPKVSFRVLFQKPYRERTVVAGVMNICIAFEYTAIAFFLPSILARFLGAGVFETISASLGLNALFAFTGGLLGMRLAWKFPSRHVAIAGFALQFIALIALALIGQPQATIGIVLAVSMLALWLFAEGFGPGAQLMIYPALSYPTSIRATGVGFSRALSGIGSALALFVLPILQAHFGTDMFWLVSLSAIIPIIFLLAVRHEPTKQDIDDDIDERSEA from the coding sequence ATGAGTACATTAAATATCGATGATGGAATCGATCCGTCATTATCGGCGCCGGTGCGCTCGGCCGGCGACGTGGCGCGGCTGATCAACACCCGCACCGATAGCACCAGCTATGCGCGCATGATTGTGTTTTTGGCGCTGGGCGGGATATTTCTCGATGCCTACGACCTCACCACGCTCTCTTACGGCATTGACGATGTGGTGAAAGAGTTCGCGCTGACGCCGGTGGTCACCGGGCTGGTGACCTCGTCGATCATGATCGGCACCATTGTCGGCAACCTGATTGGCGGCTGGCTGACCGATAAATACGGGCGCTACTCGGTATTTATGGCGGATATGCTGTTTTTCGTGGTCTCGGCGATAGCCGCGGGGCTGGCGCCGAACGTCTGGGTGTTGATCGGCGCGCGTTTCCTGATGGGGATCGGCGTGGGGATCGATCTGCCGGTGGCGATGGCCTATCTGGCGGAGTTTTCCAAATTCAGCGGCAAAGGCAACAAAGCCTCGCGTCTCGCCGCCTGGTGCCCGATGTGGTACGCCGCCTCATCCATGTGCTTTCTGATTATCTTCGGCCTCTACTTCCTGCTGCCCGCGGAGCATATGGACTGGCTGTGGCGCGCCTCGCTGCTGTTCGGCGCGGTGCCGGCGCTGCTGATTATCGCGGTGCGGCGCAAATTTATGAATGAATCGCCGCTGTGGGCGGCTAATCAGGGCGACTTGAAAAGCGCGGTGCGCATTCTGCGCGAGTCCTACGGCATCCAGGCCCATGAAGCGGAGCCGGATCGCCCGCTAGAGGAGAAGCCTAAGCCGCCCAAGGTCAGCTTCCGCGTGCTGTTTCAGAAACCCTACCGTGAGCGCACCGTGGTGGCTGGGGTAATGAATATCTGTATCGCCTTCGAATATACCGCCATCGCTTTCTTCCTACCTTCGATTCTGGCCCGGTTCCTCGGCGCCGGGGTGTTTGAAACCATCTCCGCCTCGCTGGGGCTGAACGCGCTGTTCGCCTTTACCGGCGGCCTGCTCGGTATGCGGCTGGCGTGGAAATTTCCGTCGCGCCACGTGGCGATTGCCGGTTTCGCGCTGCAATTTATCGCCCTGATTGCGCTGGCGCTGATTGGTCAGCCGCAGGCGACCATCGGTATCGTGCTGGCCGTCAGCATGCTGGCGCTGTGGCTGTTTGCCGAAGGTTTCGGACCGGGGGCGCAGCTGATGATCTACCCGGCGCTCTCTTATCCCACCTCCATTCGCGCCACCGGCGTCGGCTTCAGCCGCGCCCTGTCGGGGATAGGCAGCGCGCTGGCGCTGTTCGTGTTGCCCATTTTGCAGGCGCATTTCGGTACCGATATGTTCTGGCTGGTATCGCTTAGCGCCATTATCCCGATTATTTTCCTGCTGGCGGTGCGTCATGAGCCGACGAAACAGGATATTGACGATGACATTGATGAAAGGAGTGAAGCATGA
- a CDS encoding acyl-CoA dehydrogenase family protein: MSANPLIATGTDYARLAARFRPIFTRIAAGALERERSRQLPDEPLRWLKEAGIGAVRVPQEQGGDGASLPQLFQLLIELAEADPNLPQALRGHLGFVEDRLNAPDSPERERWLRRFVAGETIGSAWSEIGAAKLGEVNTRVTPAADGWRLDGEKFYSTGTLFADWIDVYAERADNGGSVIALVRAAQEAVQREDDWDGFGQRLTGSGTTRFRQAYVEAEHVYDFADRFRYQTAFYQQVLLAVQAGIGRAVTRDAAQGVSRRKRIYSHGNGDLVKDDVQIQQVVGQISAWSYAVEATVLQAAISLQRAYEAHFSGDEALELEANIAAEVDAAKAQAIATELIPKAATELFNALGASDTRADKALDRHWRNARTVASHNPVIYKLRNIGAWEISATPPTFIWHIGNSHRAG; this comes from the coding sequence ATGAGCGCAAATCCGCTGATTGCCACAGGCACCGATTACGCCCGGCTGGCCGCCCGGTTTCGTCCGATTTTTACCCGCATCGCCGCGGGAGCCCTGGAGCGGGAGCGCTCGCGCCAACTGCCCGATGAGCCGCTGCGCTGGCTGAAGGAGGCCGGAATCGGCGCGGTGCGGGTTCCGCAAGAGCAGGGGGGCGACGGCGCCTCGCTGCCGCAGCTGTTCCAACTGCTGATTGAGCTGGCCGAGGCCGATCCCAACCTGCCGCAGGCGCTGCGCGGACACCTGGGCTTTGTGGAGGATCGCCTGAATGCGCCGGACAGCCCCGAGCGCGAGCGCTGGCTGCGCCGCTTTGTCGCCGGCGAGACCATCGGCAGCGCCTGGAGCGAAATCGGCGCGGCGAAGCTGGGGGAGGTCAACACCCGGGTAACGCCAGCCGCCGACGGCTGGCGGCTGGACGGCGAGAAGTTTTACAGCACCGGTACGCTGTTCGCCGACTGGATTGACGTTTACGCCGAGCGCGCCGACAACGGCGGATCGGTGATTGCGCTGGTCCGCGCCGCGCAGGAGGCGGTACAGCGCGAGGACGACTGGGACGGTTTCGGCCAGCGCCTGACCGGCAGCGGCACCACCCGCTTCAGGCAGGCGTACGTGGAGGCCGAGCACGTTTACGATTTCGCCGATCGCTTCCGCTACCAGACCGCCTTTTATCAGCAGGTGCTGCTGGCGGTGCAGGCGGGCATCGGCAGGGCGGTGACCCGCGATGCGGCGCAGGGCGTCAGCCGGCGCAAGCGTATCTACAGCCACGGCAACGGCGATCTGGTCAAGGACGACGTGCAGATTCAGCAGGTGGTCGGGCAGATATCGGCCTGGTCTTACGCGGTGGAAGCCACGGTTCTGCAGGCGGCGATATCGTTGCAGCGCGCCTATGAGGCGCACTTCAGCGGCGACGAGGCGCTGGAGCTGGAGGCGAATATCGCCGCCGAAGTCGACGCGGCCAAAGCCCAGGCCATCGCCACCGAACTGATTCCCAAAGCGGCGACGGAGCTGTTTAACGCGCTGGGCGCCTCCGATACCCGCGCGGATAAGGCGTTGGATCGCCACTGGCGCAATGCGCGCACGGTGGCGTCGCACAATCCGGTGATTTACAAATTGCGCAATATCGGCGCCTGGGAAATCAGCGCCACGCCGCCCACCTTTATCTGGCATATAGGGAATAGCCATCGCGCGGGTTAA
- a CDS encoding ABC transporter substrate-binding protein: protein MKTTYVKPASPVKWLVNIIAGTLLLGAQLAQTAGAADEQYFPLQSYRVGPYAAAGSGFFGGFIDYLTLINTRDGGVNGVKLSWDECETQYEVERGVECYKRQKNHPGAAAWNPLSVGIAYAMIDDVTRDKTPLITIDHGRTDSTDGRVFPYVFPLLLNPYSETSGIISFIGGKVGGEEKLRGKKIVVLYHGSPYGKETIPIYQLLAEKYGFELQQIEVPHPGNEQQSQWLTIRRAKPDYVVLRGFGVMNPVALKTAQKVGFPADQIIGNVWSNSEEDVIPAGSAAKGYIALTTQASGASYPVVKEIVDTVYGANKGNLQDRKRIGSVYHNLGIVNGILNVEAIRIAQEKYGHRTLTGDEIRWGLEHLRLDPARVEALGAKGLFHSINVTCEDHEGQGRVTFQQWDGVSWKVISDWIAPDWALLRPIIEKSASAYAKEKNITPRTCDGNDG from the coding sequence ATGAAGACAACGTATGTCAAACCTGCATCGCCAGTAAAATGGCTGGTCAATATCATCGCCGGAACCCTACTGCTGGGCGCGCAGTTAGCGCAGACCGCCGGTGCGGCGGACGAGCAGTACTTCCCGTTACAGAGCTATCGCGTTGGTCCCTACGCCGCGGCAGGAAGCGGCTTTTTCGGCGGCTTTATCGATTATCTGACGCTGATTAACACGCGGGACGGCGGCGTTAACGGCGTCAAGCTGAGCTGGGACGAGTGTGAAACCCAATATGAGGTCGAGCGCGGCGTGGAGTGCTATAAGCGCCAGAAAAATCACCCCGGCGCGGCCGCATGGAACCCGCTTTCCGTGGGGATCGCCTACGCGATGATCGACGACGTAACCCGGGACAAGACGCCGCTGATCACCATCGATCACGGCAGAACGGACTCCACGGACGGCCGGGTTTTCCCTTACGTCTTTCCGCTGTTGCTCAACCCCTACAGTGAAACCTCCGGCATTATCAGCTTTATCGGCGGCAAGGTAGGCGGCGAGGAAAAGCTGCGGGGCAAAAAGATCGTCGTGCTGTATCACGGCTCGCCCTATGGCAAAGAAACCATCCCGATTTATCAGTTGCTGGCCGAAAAGTATGGCTTTGAACTACAACAGATTGAAGTGCCGCACCCCGGCAACGAACAGCAGTCGCAGTGGCTTACCATCCGGCGCGCCAAACCGGACTACGTGGTTTTACGCGGATTCGGCGTGATGAATCCGGTGGCGTTGAAAACCGCGCAGAAAGTGGGATTCCCGGCGGACCAGATCATCGGCAACGTGTGGTCGAACTCGGAGGAGGACGTTATCCCGGCGGGCAGCGCGGCGAAAGGGTATATCGCCCTGACCACCCAGGCGTCGGGCGCGTCCTATCCGGTGGTTAAAGAAATTGTCGATACCGTCTACGGCGCCAATAAGGGGAATTTGCAGGACCGCAAGCGCATCGGCAGCGTCTATCATAATCTGGGCATCGTCAACGGTATTTTGAATGTGGAAGCGATTCGCATCGCCCAGGAGAAATATGGTCATCGTACCTTAACCGGCGATGAAATCCGCTGGGGGCTTGAGCATCTGCGCCTTGACCCGGCGCGGGTGGAAGCGCTGGGGGCGAAAGGACTGTTTCACTCCATCAACGTTACCTGCGAGGATCATGAAGGCCAGGGCCGGGTGACGTTCCAGCAATGGGACGGCGTGAGCTGGAAGGTGATCAGCGATTGGATCGCCCCGGACTGGGCGCTGCTGCGTCCGATTATCGAAAAGTCGGCCAGCGCCTACGCCAAGGAAAAGAATATTACGCCGCGTACCTGCGACGGTAACGACGGCTGA
- a CDS encoding SfnB family sulfur acquisition oxidoreductase: MSNLQTPETASPRAPQGVPGYPRPDKPAHIIGSDEEAIAVAHALAEQFAAGAAERDSQRILPIDELDAFSQSGLWSINVPKRFGGPEVSYATLTQVVQIIAAADPSIAQISQNHLGIIAAIRSVSDEAQQRELFGLVLQGVRFGNAFSEFNSKRAADFQTVFVDNGDHVLVNGQKFYSSGALLAHLVPIVALDDQGRAWYAIAERDAPGLTVIDDWSSFGQRTTASGTVLVENVKVPKSYLVPAYKGFKSPTADGAIFQIIQVGIDNGIAQAAIDDAIRFIREKSRPWVDSGLDHAWQDPYTIQRIGDLTLRLHASEAIQEKAGLAVDRAVAQPNAENVARAQIAVAEAKVLSTEIAIEATNRLFELAGTRSTLAEHNLDRHWRNARTHTLHDPVRWKYAILGNYALNGVNPPLHAWS; encoded by the coding sequence ATGAGTAACCTTCAAACGCCAGAGACAGCTTCACCACGCGCGCCGCAGGGCGTGCCGGGTTATCCGCGTCCCGACAAACCCGCCCATATCATCGGCAGCGATGAGGAAGCCATCGCCGTGGCCCACGCCCTGGCGGAGCAATTCGCCGCCGGCGCCGCCGAACGCGACAGTCAGCGCATTTTACCGATCGACGAGCTGGACGCGTTTTCGCAAAGCGGGCTGTGGTCGATCAACGTGCCCAAGCGCTTCGGCGGGCCGGAGGTCTCTTACGCCACCCTGACCCAGGTGGTGCAGATAATCGCCGCCGCCGATCCCTCCATTGCGCAAATCTCGCAAAACCACCTCGGCATCATCGCCGCTATCCGCTCCGTCAGCGATGAGGCGCAGCAACGGGAGCTGTTCGGCCTGGTGCTGCAAGGCGTGCGTTTCGGCAACGCCTTTTCCGAATTCAACAGCAAACGCGCGGCGGATTTCCAAACCGTTTTTGTCGATAACGGCGACCACGTGCTGGTCAACGGCCAGAAATTCTATTCGAGCGGCGCGCTGCTGGCGCATCTGGTGCCCATCGTCGCGCTCGACGATCAGGGGCGCGCCTGGTATGCCATCGCCGAGCGCGACGCGCCGGGGTTGACGGTGATCGACGACTGGTCCTCCTTCGGCCAGCGCACCACCGCCAGCGGCACCGTACTGGTGGAAAACGTCAAAGTGCCCAAGTCCTATCTGGTTCCCGCCTATAAAGGGTTTAAATCGCCCACCGCCGACGGCGCCATCTTCCAGATCATTCAGGTCGGCATCGATAACGGCATCGCCCAGGCGGCCATCGACGACGCCATCCGCTTTATTCGTGAAAAATCGCGTCCCTGGGTGGACAGCGGCCTGGATCATGCCTGGCAGGACCCCTACACCATTCAACGCATCGGCGATCTGACGTTACGGCTACACGCCTCGGAAGCGATACAGGAAAAAGCCGGGCTGGCGGTGGATCGCGCGGTGGCGCAACCCAACGCGGAGAATGTCGCCCGCGCGCAGATCGCCGTCGCCGAAGCCAAAGTGCTGAGCACCGAAATCGCCATCGAGGCCACCAACCGGCTGTTCGAACTGGCCGGCACCCGCTCAACGCTGGCGGAGCACAACCTCGATCGCCACTGGCGCAACGCCCGCACCCATACGCTCCACGATCCGGTGCGCTGGAAATACGCCATTCTGGGCAATTACGCCCTGAACGGCGTCAATCCTCCGCTGCACGCCTGGAGCTGA
- a CDS encoding ABC transporter ATP-binding protein — MAPESPHALTVSNLSARYQRHIIALEAISLRVEEGEIVALLGRNGAGKSTVLQAISHLLPARRGQVSAGEIRWGGKEITNAAPHQLVRLGIVPVVEGRHCFPSLTIEENLITGALGRAASRADIRRGLAEVYDIFPRLQDKRTLKAGLASGGEQQMAAIGRALMSRPRLLLLDEPSMGLAPRIVEEIFSVLTRLNRQQGLSILVAEQNSTVALRHAHRAYVLDNGGVALSGPAAELSQREDVQKIYLGFAA, encoded by the coding sequence ATGGCGCCTGAATCACCGCATGCGTTGACGGTATCGAACCTCAGCGCACGCTATCAACGCCATATCATCGCCCTTGAGGCCATTTCCCTCAGGGTAGAAGAAGGCGAAATCGTCGCCCTGCTGGGGCGCAACGGCGCGGGGAAATCCACCGTTCTCCAGGCTATCTCGCATTTGCTGCCCGCACGGCGCGGTCAGGTCAGCGCCGGGGAGATCCGCTGGGGCGGCAAGGAGATCACCAACGCGGCGCCGCATCAACTGGTGCGGCTCGGCATCGTGCCGGTGGTGGAGGGAAGACACTGTTTCCCCTCGCTGACCATCGAGGAGAACCTGATTACCGGCGCGCTTGGCCGCGCCGCATCGCGGGCGGATATCCGCCGCGGCCTGGCGGAGGTCTATGACATCTTTCCGCGGCTGCAAGACAAACGCACGCTGAAGGCCGGGTTGGCCTCCGGCGGCGAGCAGCAGATGGCCGCCATCGGCAGAGCGCTGATGTCCCGTCCGCGCCTGTTGCTGTTGGACGAGCCATCCATGGGGCTGGCCCCGCGGATCGTCGAAGAGATTTTTAGCGTTTTAACGCGGCTTAATCGGCAGCAGGGGCTGTCGATTCTGGTCGCGGAACAGAACTCCACCGTCGCGCTGCGGCATGCCCATCGGGCGTACGTTCTGGATAACGGCGGCGTGGCCCTTTCCGGCCCGGCGGCGGAACTCAGCCAGCGTGAAGACGTGCAGAAAATTTATCTCGGCTTTGCAGCCTGA
- a CDS encoding branched-chain amino acid ABC transporter permease, whose product MPHPTSALRRALPRALNPALIALLVIAYALVPLFANEYLFDAVLTPFLALSLAALGLNILAGYTGQVSLGSAAFMAVGAYAALNLILRLPFLPLPAVLLLAGTISALLGLVFGLPSLRLSSFYLAISTLATQFFVQWALNNFGWFSNHSPSGVVSAAPLRWGGWVIESSASRYFFTLLVVSLLTWLVVQLAASSVGRDFISVRDNPLAARVIGVPVLRTKMIAFGFSSFIIGIAGVLWSFTYLRNIEPAGFNLDRSFQILFIIIIGGLGTVRGAFLGAALLTVFPLLLSRGGEWLLGQRVDSGVLELLQQIILGLILIGFLIVEPKGLAALTQRLDRLTVRRRKHGA is encoded by the coding sequence ATGCCGCATCCGACATCCGCTTTGCGCCGCGCCCTGCCGCGCGCGTTAAACCCCGCGCTGATTGCGCTGCTGGTCATCGCCTACGCGCTGGTCCCGCTGTTCGCCAACGAATACCTGTTCGATGCGGTGCTAACGCCGTTTCTGGCGCTGTCGCTGGCCGCGCTCGGCCTGAATATACTGGCCGGCTACACCGGGCAGGTCTCGCTCGGCAGCGCGGCCTTTATGGCGGTGGGCGCCTACGCCGCCTTAAACCTGATACTGCGGCTGCCCTTTCTGCCGCTGCCGGCGGTACTGCTGCTGGCGGGAACCATCAGCGCGCTGCTTGGGCTGGTTTTCGGCTTGCCCAGCCTGCGGCTCAGCAGCTTTTACCTGGCGATCTCCACGCTGGCGACGCAGTTTTTCGTCCAGTGGGCGCTGAATAATTTCGGCTGGTTTTCCAATCACAGCCCGTCGGGCGTGGTTTCGGCGGCCCCGTTGCGGTGGGGAGGCTGGGTAATAGAGAGTTCGGCGAGCCGCTATTTTTTCACCCTGCTGGTGGTCAGCCTATTGACCTGGCTGGTGGTCCAACTGGCGGCATCGTCGGTCGGCCGCGACTTTATTTCCGTCAGGGATAACCCGCTGGCGGCACGGGTGATTGGCGTGCCCGTCCTGCGCACCAAAATGATCGCCTTCGGCTTTTCCTCATTCATTATCGGCATCGCCGGGGTGCTGTGGTCCTTTACCTATCTGCGCAATATCGAACCCGCCGGTTTCAATCTCGACCGCTCTTTCCAGATCCTGTTCATCATCATTATCGGCGGGCTGGGTACGGTGCGCGGCGCGTTTCTCGGCGCCGCGCTGCTGACGGTATTTCCCCTGTTGCTGTCGCGCGGCGGCGAGTGGCTGCTGGGGCAGCGCGTCGACTCCGGGGTACTGGAGTTGCTCCAGCAAATCATCCTGGGCCTGATACTCATCGGCTTTCTGATCGTCGAACCCAAAGGTCTGGCGGCGCTGACGCAGCGGCTGGATCGTCTGACCGTTCGCAGGAGGAAGCATGGCGCCTGA
- a CDS encoding branched-chain amino acid ABC transporter permease, which produces MEIDALFFVEVLIGGLLSGVMYSLVALGFVLVYKSSGVFNFAQGAMLLFAALTFVSLVERGWPVWLVLAITLLTISLVGMLIERTVLRPLVNQPPIILFVATLGVSYVIEGAAQLIWGTQVHALDLGIDDLPFEAFGVMISIFDLFAAGVAALLVLAISLFFRYTHTGLAFRAVADDAFAGLAVGLNIGRLWGVVWAAAGIVALVAGLLWGARLGVQFSLSLVVLKALPVLVLGGFDSIGGVIIAGLLVGAIEKIGSVYLGPLLGGGIESWIAYAVALLFLLVKPSGLFGSRHLARL; this is translated from the coding sequence ATGGAGATTGACGCACTCTTTTTTGTCGAGGTGCTGATCGGCGGGCTGCTGTCCGGCGTGATGTACTCGTTGGTGGCGCTGGGTTTTGTCCTGGTCTACAAAAGCTCCGGCGTATTCAACTTCGCCCAGGGAGCCATGCTGCTGTTCGCCGCGCTGACGTTCGTCTCGCTGGTGGAACGCGGCTGGCCGGTGTGGCTGGTGCTGGCGATTACCCTGCTGACCATCTCGCTGGTCGGCATGCTGATTGAACGCACCGTGCTGCGTCCGTTGGTCAATCAGCCGCCGATCATTCTGTTTGTCGCCACGCTGGGCGTTTCCTACGTCATAGAAGGCGCGGCGCAGCTTATCTGGGGCACCCAGGTACACGCCCTGGATTTAGGCATCGACGACCTCCCCTTTGAGGCGTTCGGCGTGATGATCAGCATTTTTGATCTGTTCGCCGCCGGCGTCGCCGCCCTGCTGGTGCTGGCGATAAGCCTGTTCTTCCGCTACACCCATACCGGGCTGGCTTTTCGCGCCGTGGCCGACGACGCCTTTGCCGGACTGGCCGTCGGCCTGAATATCGGCCGCCTGTGGGGCGTGGTCTGGGCCGCCGCCGGGATCGTCGCGCTGGTGGCCGGTCTGCTGTGGGGAGCGCGCCTCGGGGTGCAGTTTTCCCTATCGCTGGTGGTGCTGAAAGCCCTGCCGGTGCTGGTATTGGGCGGATTCGATTCGATAGGCGGCGTGATTATCGCCGGACTGCTGGTGGGCGCCATCGAGAAAATAGGCTCGGTTTATCTCGGACCGCTGCTCGGCGGCGGCATCGAGAGCTGGATCGCCTACGCCGTCGCCCTGCTCTTTCTGCTGGTGAAACCGTCCGGACTGTTCGGTTCCCGCCATCTGGCGAGGCTATAA
- a CDS encoding ABC transporter ATP-binding protein yields the protein MVFDASSMQSFEQLRHACQDGEIAGHAERDTRGAELSLSGVSLSFGGVRALTDVSLHAKPGSILAIIGPNGAGKSSLLNVISGLYRPDAGEIVLDNRSYRALLPQRLARAGVARTFQNLALFGGLSVTDNVLQGLAHRKASSLFSELFGLPKARREKADARAQALEMMRFFGLEAVADSPVTSLSYGLQKRVELARALIARPRMLLLDEPMAGMTLADKQRLTQTIRQIRERFGTTILLIEHDIGVVMSLSDRILVLDHGRRIAEGLPEDIRQDPAVIAAYLGLATEPAATGAP from the coding sequence ATGGTTTTTGATGCATCATCAATGCAGAGCTTTGAGCAACTGCGGCACGCGTGCCAGGATGGCGAGATAGCCGGCCATGCCGAGCGCGATACGCGCGGCGCCGAGTTATCCCTGAGCGGCGTCTCGCTGTCGTTCGGCGGCGTCAGGGCGTTAACCGATGTCTCGCTGCACGCCAAACCCGGCAGCATTCTGGCGATTATCGGTCCCAACGGCGCCGGTAAAAGTTCATTGCTGAACGTTATCTCCGGTTTATATCGGCCGGATGCCGGGGAAATCGTCCTCGATAACCGCTCCTACCGCGCGCTGCTCCCGCAGCGACTGGCGCGCGCCGGCGTGGCGCGCACCTTCCAGAATCTGGCGCTGTTCGGCGGGCTATCGGTGACGGATAACGTGTTGCAGGGCCTGGCGCACCGTAAAGCATCCTCGCTGTTCAGCGAGCTGTTCGGGCTGCCGAAGGCGCGCCGGGAAAAAGCCGACGCCCGCGCCCAGGCGCTGGAGATGATGCGCTTTTTCGGGCTGGAGGCCGTCGCGGACAGTCCGGTAACCAGCCTCTCCTACGGACTGCAAAAACGGGTGGAACTGGCGCGGGCGCTGATCGCCCGCCCCAGAATGCTGCTGCTGGACGAACCGATGGCCGGCATGACGCTGGCCGACAAACAACGGCTGACCCAAACCATTCGCCAGATCCGCGAACGTTTCGGCACCACCATCTTATTGATTGAACACGATATCGGCGTGGTGATGAGTTTGTCCGACCGTATCCTGGTGCTGGATCACGGCCGCCGCATCGCCGAGGGCCTGCCCGAGGACATCCGTCAGGATCCGGCGGTCATCGCCGCTTACCTGGGGCTGGCGACCGAACCCGCCGCGACGGGAGCGCCATAA